A window of the Isosphaera pallida ATCC 43644 genome harbors these coding sequences:
- a CDS encoding efflux RND transporter permease subunit, with protein sequence MFSHFFIDRPIFASVLSIVLVILGVVSYQNLPVAQYPEIAPPTVNVTAIYPGANAQVVADVVATPIEQQINGVENMLYMTSSSGNNGQVSIDVTFALGTDLDFAQVLVQNRVAIAQAKLPPEVIRQGITVKKKSPSILLTINLYSPDQSRDALYLSNFARTRLYDALARVEGVGELTVAGEREYAMRVWLDPGAMASRNLSASDVIQALQEQNVQVAAGALGDPPVPEGVEFRYTLSAKGRLLNAEEFERIVLKAEPGGRLTRLGDVARIQLGAKDSSQDNLLDGGDSVTLVVYQLPGSNALATAERIRQRMESLRTSPDGESLFPPGVEYAIHYDTTIFVKTSIEEVQHALRDAFILVFLVVLVFLQNWRATLIPMIAVPVSLVGTFAVMNGLGFSLNNLSLLSLVLAIGIVVDDAIVVVENVERNLKLGLSPREASRKAMKEISSALIAIALVLIAVFVPTAFMPGIPGQFYRQFALTIAASTAISAFNALTLSPALCRLLLKGHVHDEHGPPPRRDPLTLLIDLTLGWFFRLFNLGFQGFTAVYVALVRRVVRFSLILLIVYGGLMFLGARVFTSVPLGFIPEQDKGYCLLLVRLPEGASLSRTTEVMRRLDKIVRTNPAIDHTIGFSGLSVASNATIPNYGTLFVTFKPFEERAGMAEAKAIQLVAWIEEQLRDFEDAIVLVANAPPVEGLGTTGGLRMQVQDIGGVGLDQLQGSVETILDAARAEPRLQGLYTGFRNDQPQYFIEVDREKAKALQVPLNQVFGTLQTYLGSSYVNDFTYLNRNWQVKVQADAEFRIDPADVGRLKVRNAAGDMVPLGTLINLREIVGPSLVSHFNIYPAADVIARPAPGVSSGQAIGLMESIARANLPPGTMGFEWTEIAFQQVTAGNTLGFVFGLGTLFVFLVLAAQFESWSLPLSIVLIVPMCLVAGITGVALVGLDNNIFIQIGFVVLVGLAAKNAILIVEFVKQLQEQGLPRREAIVEGCRLRLRPILMTAFAFILGVVPLILGTGAGVEMRYPMGVAVFSGMLGVTLFGLFFTPVFYDVIVGFTEWVGRLRTPATPHQPTPTPSTDNATPVLATDSNDPAPTPAASSHASPAATDSADPPR encoded by the coding sequence ATGTTCTCGCATTTCTTCATTGACCGACCAATCTTCGCCTCGGTCTTGTCGATCGTGTTGGTGATCCTCGGAGTGGTTTCGTATCAGAATTTGCCAGTAGCGCAATATCCCGAGATCGCGCCGCCGACGGTGAACGTCACGGCGATTTATCCCGGAGCCAACGCCCAGGTGGTTGCCGACGTAGTTGCCACGCCGATTGAACAACAGATCAACGGCGTGGAGAACATGCTCTACATGACCTCCTCCTCGGGCAACAACGGCCAGGTTTCGATCGACGTGACCTTTGCCCTGGGCACCGACCTCGACTTTGCTCAGGTGCTGGTCCAGAATCGGGTGGCGATCGCCCAGGCTAAACTCCCCCCCGAGGTCATTCGTCAGGGAATCACGGTCAAGAAGAAGTCGCCCAGCATCCTGTTGACCATCAACTTATACTCGCCCGACCAGTCACGCGATGCCCTCTACCTAAGCAACTTCGCGCGGACCCGGCTCTACGACGCATTGGCGCGGGTCGAGGGAGTAGGCGAACTGACCGTGGCCGGGGAGCGGGAATACGCCATGCGGGTCTGGCTCGATCCCGGCGCGATGGCCAGCCGCAACCTTTCGGCTAGCGACGTGATCCAGGCGCTTCAGGAACAAAATGTTCAAGTGGCCGCTGGGGCGTTGGGCGATCCTCCGGTGCCTGAGGGGGTCGAATTCCGCTACACCCTCTCGGCCAAGGGACGATTACTCAACGCCGAGGAGTTCGAGCGGATCGTTCTCAAAGCGGAGCCGGGCGGACGTCTGACCCGTCTGGGCGATGTGGCCCGAATTCAGCTCGGGGCTAAAGACTCCAGCCAGGACAACCTGTTGGACGGCGGCGACTCGGTCACCCTGGTTGTTTACCAGCTCCCCGGCTCCAACGCCCTGGCCACTGCCGAACGGATCCGTCAGCGCATGGAATCGCTCCGTACCAGTCCCGATGGCGAGTCGCTTTTTCCTCCGGGGGTCGAGTACGCGATTCACTACGACACCACCATCTTCGTGAAAACCTCGATCGAGGAGGTTCAACACGCCCTGCGGGACGCCTTCATCCTGGTCTTCTTGGTCGTCCTGGTCTTCCTCCAGAACTGGCGGGCCACCCTCATCCCAATGATTGCGGTGCCGGTCTCCTTAGTTGGCACCTTCGCGGTGATGAATGGGCTGGGCTTCTCACTCAACAACCTCTCACTGCTGAGCCTCGTGCTGGCCATCGGCATCGTAGTGGACGACGCCATCGTGGTGGTTGAAAACGTCGAACGCAACCTGAAACTCGGGTTGTCCCCCCGCGAGGCCAGCCGTAAGGCGATGAAGGAGATCTCCAGCGCGCTCATCGCCATTGCGTTGGTGCTGATCGCGGTTTTCGTGCCAACGGCCTTCATGCCTGGCATTCCCGGCCAGTTCTACCGCCAGTTCGCCCTGACCATCGCCGCCTCGACCGCGATTTCCGCCTTCAACGCCCTGACCCTCAGCCCCGCCCTCTGCCGTCTGCTCCTCAAGGGACATGTCCACGACGAACACGGACCACCGCCCCGCCGTGACCCCCTCACCTTGCTCATCGACCTGACCCTCGGTTGGTTCTTCCGCCTGTTCAACCTAGGTTTCCAAGGGTTCACCGCGGTTTATGTTGCCCTAGTGCGCCGGGTGGTTCGGTTCAGTCTCATTCTGTTGATCGTTTACGGTGGTTTGATGTTCCTGGGCGCGCGGGTCTTCACCTCCGTGCCACTCGGCTTCATTCCCGAGCAGGACAAGGGCTATTGCTTGCTACTAGTACGATTGCCCGAGGGAGCCAGCCTCTCACGGACCACCGAGGTCATGCGCCGTCTGGACAAGATCGTGCGAACCAACCCGGCCATTGACCACACCATCGGCTTTTCCGGGCTGTCGGTAGCCTCCAACGCCACAATCCCCAATTACGGCACCCTCTTCGTCACCTTCAAGCCGTTCGAGGAACGGGCCGGCATGGCTGAAGCCAAGGCGATCCAGTTGGTCGCCTGGATCGAGGAACAATTACGCGACTTCGAGGACGCCATCGTGCTGGTGGCCAACGCTCCGCCAGTTGAGGGGCTGGGAACCACCGGAGGGCTGCGGATGCAAGTTCAGGACATCGGCGGCGTTGGCCTCGACCAGCTTCAAGGCTCAGTCGAGACCATTCTCGACGCCGCCCGTGCCGAACCCCGCTTGCAGGGTCTCTACACCGGATTCCGCAACGATCAACCCCAGTACTTCATCGAAGTCGATCGAGAGAAAGCCAAGGCGCTTCAGGTACCGCTCAACCAGGTATTCGGCACGCTGCAAACCTACCTGGGATCGTCTTATGTCAACGACTTCACCTACCTCAACCGCAACTGGCAGGTCAAGGTGCAAGCCGACGCCGAGTTCCGCATCGACCCGGCCGACGTGGGCCGCCTGAAGGTGCGTAATGCCGCCGGCGACATGGTTCCCTTGGGCACCTTGATCAACCTGCGCGAGATCGTGGGGCCGTCGCTGGTTTCCCACTTCAACATTTATCCCGCGGCCGACGTGATCGCCCGCCCCGCGCCGGGTGTCTCCTCGGGCCAGGCGATTGGCCTCATGGAATCGATCGCGCGGGCCAATCTGCCGCCAGGGACGATGGGCTTTGAATGGACCGAAATCGCCTTCCAACAGGTGACGGCTGGCAACACGTTAGGATTCGTCTTTGGCCTAGGTACCCTATTCGTCTTCCTTGTGCTGGCGGCCCAGTTTGAGAGTTGGTCGCTGCCTCTGTCAATCGTCCTAATCGTGCCGATGTGCCTCGTGGCCGGGATCACCGGGGTGGCCTTGGTCGGACTGGACAATAACATCTTCATCCAAATTGGCTTTGTGGTGTTAGTCGGTCTGGCCGCCAAGAACGCGATTCTGATCGTCGAGTTCGTCAAGCAGCTCCAGGAACAGGGCCTGCCCCGCCGCGAGGCGATCGTTGAGGGCTGCCGCCTGCGGTTGCGACCGATCCTCATGACCGCCTTCGCCTTCATTCTGGGGGTCGTCCCCTTGATCCTTGGCACGGGCGCGGGGGTCGAAATGCGTTACCCGATGGGAGTGGCGGTTTTCTCAGGGATGCTCGGCGTGACCCTCTTCGGCCTGTTCTTCACGCCGGTCTTTTACGACGTGATCGTGGGCTTCACCGAGTGGGTGGGCCGGCTCCGAACCCCGGCGACGCCCCACCAGCCCACGCCGACGCCCTCAACCGACAACGCGACCCCGGTGTTGGCAACCGACTCGAACGATCCAGCTCCCACCCCCGCTGCGTCGTCCCACGCCTCCCCCGCCGCGACCGACTCAGCCGACCCACCCAGGTAA
- a CDS encoding efflux RND transporter periplasmic adaptor subunit, producing MVPSGDRGEWCRRSLAGLVTLFFTFLSLSGMAGCGGDGAGRAEPATPPLPTVSVSRPVVESFTDAAVFDNGTIEAIERVRIRARVSGYLQEVFFEEGQLVKTGDPLFLIDPRPYENAVAQAKGDLARAQAAIKKYDADLVRAQQLIAKRAMSKEEYDQTVAQRNEAAAAVESLQAQLAQAELNLEFTRIHSPITGIAGRVLIRPGNLIAADSASTDLTTIVSVDPIHVYFAVNERDALDYRRRARAQGHTEIARARFPIQVGLDDEPGRFPHEGTIDFIDNQLDRSTGTILVRGLLPNPDQIMKPGNHARVRVPLGEARPRVLISERAIFSDQGQPTVYVLDADNKVQARAIETGSRFDGLREVVRGLNAEETLVVNGLQRIRPGVTVNPNPVEMPRSARFSRNPDADKEETKAQPEPAETQPDPDPASAPPPTPGDSATEPSGQPAMTQPPK from the coding sequence ATGGTGCCGAGCGGCGATCGGGGTGAATGGTGTCGGAGAAGCCTAGCGGGTCTCGTGACGCTTTTCTTCACTTTTTTGAGTTTGAGCGGAATGGCGGGCTGTGGCGGCGACGGCGCGGGCCGCGCCGAACCGGCGACCCCACCGCTGCCGACGGTCTCGGTCTCCCGCCCGGTGGTCGAGTCATTCACCGACGCGGCGGTGTTCGACAACGGCACGATCGAGGCAATCGAGAGGGTGCGAATTCGCGCGCGGGTCAGCGGCTATCTTCAAGAGGTGTTCTTCGAGGAGGGCCAACTGGTCAAGACGGGCGATCCTCTCTTCTTGATTGACCCCCGGCCTTACGAAAACGCAGTGGCTCAGGCCAAGGGCGATCTGGCTCGGGCACAGGCGGCGATCAAGAAGTACGACGCTGACCTCGTGCGCGCTCAACAACTGATCGCCAAACGGGCCATGAGCAAGGAGGAGTACGACCAGACCGTGGCCCAACGCAACGAGGCGGCCGCAGCGGTCGAGTCGCTCCAGGCTCAATTGGCTCAGGCCGAGTTGAATCTGGAGTTTACCCGAATCCATTCGCCCATCACGGGCATTGCCGGGCGGGTGCTGATCCGTCCAGGCAACCTAATCGCCGCCGACTCCGCCTCGACTGACCTGACCACGATTGTTTCGGTCGATCCGATCCACGTGTATTTCGCGGTCAATGAACGCGACGCCCTGGATTACCGCCGCCGCGCCCGCGCCCAGGGGCACACCGAGATCGCCCGCGCTCGGTTTCCCATCCAGGTCGGCCTGGACGACGAACCGGGTCGGTTTCCTCACGAGGGGACCATCGACTTCATCGACAACCAGTTGGACCGCTCCACCGGCACGATTCTGGTACGCGGCCTCCTGCCCAACCCTGATCAGATCATGAAACCGGGCAACCACGCCCGGGTGCGTGTCCCGCTTGGAGAGGCCCGTCCCCGCGTGCTGATCTCCGAACGGGCGATCTTCTCCGACCAGGGCCAACCCACTGTCTACGTGCTGGACGCCGACAACAAGGTCCAGGCCCGCGCCATCGAGACTGGCTCGCGGTTCGATGGCCTGCGCGAAGTCGTCCGGGGTCTCAACGCCGAGGAGACCCTGGTGGTCAATGGCCTTCAGCGCATCCGGCCCGGAGTGACGGTCAACCCCAACCCGGTCGAGATGCCCCGCTCGGCTCGGTTTAGCCGCAACCCCGACGCCGACAAAGAGGAAACCAAGGCCCAACCCGAACCGGCCGAAACCCAACCCGATCCCGATCCCGCTTCCGCCCCGCCCCCAACCCCCGGCGATTCCGCCACCGAACCGTCCGGCCAACCCGCCATGACCCAACCCCCAAAATGA